The Pyxidicoccus sp. MSG2 DNA segment GGGTTCGCCTCGCTGGCGCCGCCGAGCTCGTTCCAGCGCTTCATCAGCCGCTCCAGCCCGTCGTAGCGGAAGCGCTCGGTGTGGGCATTCGTGCCCCGGCGCAGGGTGAGGGTGATGAGCCCGTCGTGCAGCGGGCTGCGCTCGGTGGCCTCCAGCACCACGCCGTCCGGCTGAGTCACCTTGGAGAGCACCAGGCGGCCCGGGGCGTACTCGAAGGACGTCGTCCCCTGTCCCGGCACGCTCACCGTCTTGACGGTGGAGTCCGGCCAGTAGCTCACCGTCTGCAGCGCCATGGGGCCCTGGGGCCCGAGCGCCTCCACCTTCTCCACCTGGCCCGCCGCGTTGCGGGTGATGGTGCCCTGGTAGGAGAAGTCGAGCGAGGGCTGCTGCGGGTGGCTCCCGCTGAACGTCAGCGCGGCGGGCAGGCAGTGCAGGTGCTTCGTCAGGCCCGCGAGGCTCGCGCGCCCGGTGGTGGTGGTGAGGGTGCCCCATTGGGTGGCGCGCACCGTCTGTTGCGGGCACACGCCGTCATAGGCCACCGTCTGCGTCGTCTCGCTCAGCACCAGGGCCGGCTGGCCCGCGTCCTGGAAGCCCTTCTCCTCTCTCGCCAGCCGCTTGTAGGGGACGCCCTGGAAGGTGACGTCGGTGTACTGGCGGAAGGTCACCTCCTTGACCAGGGGCGTGCGCGCGTCCGTCTTCGTCTCCGACAGCAGCAGCCCCGCGAAGGTGTCACCGTTGAGGAAGTTGACGGCGTGGACCTCCTGCGGCGCGGTGCGCACCACGCTGTCGAACCCGAGGAGGTAGCCGCCCTGCGAGTGATAGCTCGCGCCGAAGTACTGGTAGGTATAGGTGATGGTGTCGTAGCCGGATGGCGCCGACGTCAGCGACGCGAGCACGGGCTGGCGCACGCGCGCGCCGGGAGCGGCCGGCAGGCGGGTGTACGTGAAGCCCAGCACGGTGCCCTTGCCGTCGTCCGCGGACTTGAGCAGGCCCGTCTCCGGCCCGTCCAGCGAGGCGCTGTAGGCGTCCAGGCCCTGCGTCACGGTGAGGCTGGTGTTGCCGCTGCCCGAGAAGTCGCCCTGCGTGAGCGCGCTCGTCGTGCCGTTGTAGAAGGCCAGCGCCGGGACGGACGTCTCGCGGAACGCGGTGCTGTCATTGATGAAGAGGAGCGCGAGCCCGGGCTTCGACAGCAGCACGTCCGACATGCCGTCGCGATTCACATCCACGAACATCGCGGAGTAGGTGCTCAGCTGCGCCAGGGGCGTCCCGTTCTTCGTCAGCACCGGGAACAACTTGCTGGACGCGGAGTCGAAGGTGAACCGGCCGGTGCCCGGCCACACGTGCAGGCCGTTGGTGAGCCGCGCGACGATGTCCGGGATGCTGTCGCCGTTCATGTCGTGCACCCACGTCGTCGTCGCCGACACGCTCGGGCTGAGGGTGCCGCTGACGATGGCGCCGAAGCTGAGGGCGGGCGGCGCGCCGCTGGTGTTGGGCCGCACCTGGAAGGCGCCGGGGACGACGCGGATGAAGTCCGGCTGCTGGTCATTGTCCAGGTCCACGAAGCGGGTGTTCGGACCCAGTTGCCACGCGCCCGACAGGGACTGCTGCGAGCGCAGCGTGCCCGCGCGGTCGCAGACCTTGACCTCGGTCGTCGAGCCGCTCGGGTTGTTGATGGCGACCACCTCCGGTTCCGCCTGGTTGGGGCGCAGCCGCGTGAGCAGGCGCGGCTCGTTGCCCAGGCTCGCCGCGGGGCGGCACACCGTCTGGGTTCCCGCGTTGGGCGGAGGCAGGGCCTCGGCGCGGAAGCCGTTGTCCTCCTGCACGTAGAGCGTCTGGGCCTGCGCGTGCTCGAAGTCGAGCCGGCCGTCCTCGTCCTGGTCCACCAGCGCGGCGCGCCAGGGCTGGATGGCGTCCTGGCCCGCGGCCACGAGCGTCGCGTCCAGCTTCGTCACGCGGGTGAAGAGGGCGGAGGCGAGCGCGTCCGAGGACTTGTAGTACGTGTAGCGGGCCGGCGGCGCCGCCGTCACGGCGGGCGCCGTGCCGTACGTCGGGTCCACCTGGGCGAGGTAGAAGGCCACGCTCTCCGCGGGCTCCTCGTAGGTGAGCTGGTACTGCCAGCGCGGCTCGAAGAGGCCCGAGGTCGCGCTCTTCGCCTTCACCGCCACCGTGGACACGCGCCTGTCCAGCCGCAGCTTCTTTCCGGAGCGGAAGTCGTCCACGGGCTTCGTCAGCGTCGCGTAGCCCAGGTCCACCTGGTACTGGAAGTCGGTGCCGGCGCCGCCGTACTGCACCGTCTTCACGAACAGCCGGCCGGTGGTGTTGGCCTCGTAGGTGAAGCGCGTCCTGCGGTTGGTGGCGCTCACCACCTCGCGCAGGAGCCACGCGTAGGTGCCCCTGGGCGTGTTCACCTGCGCCGAGCCCGCGGCGCCGCCCACGCCGTCACCGAAGTACCAGACGCTGCCGTCGGGGAGGTACGCGGTGAGGCCCGTGGCGGACTCCTCCACCCGCACCGCGGGGTTCAGGTCCGCCGCGTACCAGGCTCCGTCGCTCCCGGGGACGAGCCGGCCCCAGGGGCTGGAGCGCTCGTCCGTCGAGTAGTCGAGGTCGCCGCGCGTGCGCCAGCGTCGTATCTCCAGGCGCGTCTGCCAGCCGTGGCCCCACTCGGACAGGCCCGCGTCGGACGAGTAGGTGGGGAAGGGCGTGGCGAGCAGCTCGCCCCGGTCCGAGGGGGTGGAGAACGCGGACGCGAGCGCGAAGCCGCCGCGCGCCACGTCCGTCGCGCCGAAGGCCGTCTGCGCGTAGGTGCCGACGAGCGAGCCGCGCTGCGGGGCCTTGAGCTGCGGGGGTTGGATTTTCGCGTCCGTGAAGCCGGCGGGCTGCGCGAGCGCGAGGGGTGAGATGAGCAGAGCGGTGCTACCCAGCAGCCGCCGTAGGAGCGATTGTCGTTTCATGGTTCTTCCGGGTGAGTGATGGAGTGATGCGGTGCAGGTGAAACGGCACGGGGGCGGCAAGGCGCGGGGGCGTGCCCCCTGCCACCCCGCCGCCCCCGTGCGCTACTTCGTGTGAGCTACTGGCAGACCGCGGCGCCGGTGGCCGTGGCCGCCAGCTCCAGCGCGTCCACCTTCAGGGTGACGACCAGCGCGGAGGCCTCCGCGAACTTCTCGGGGCTCACGTTGCCCAGGCCGATGGTGAAGGTGCCGAAGGGAGACAGGCCATTGCCCGCAACGGTGGCGAACGGCTGCTGGATGTCCTGGGCGAAGGTGGTCAGCACGTCGATGTCCTGGCCGAACAGCAGGTGCGGCGCCCCGACGAGGAAGTCCGGGTTGAGCATCGCGTAGTGCTTGGAGCTTCCCGTCGCGGGGTAGGCGAACACGTCCTCCCAGCGCACCGGCACCGTCAGCCACGCCTGCGAGTCCGACGCGTTGGTGCTGCTGAAGGGCCGCACCACCTGCACGCCCAGGTTCTTGATGACGGGCATGTGGTGGTTGCAGAGCAGCGTGCCGCCCACGCCGCCCGTGCTGTAGAGGTCATCCGGGGTGAGGGTGATGAGCACCTCGCCGGAGCCGTTGAGGATGCTGTTCCACACGGCCTCGGAGCGCTCGGAGTCCGCGCTGCGCCACTGGCTGGTCAGGGGCATGCCGAAGTAGGGGTTGGGGAAGGCGAAGGCGAGCACGAGGTCCTTGGGGGCCTTGTCGCTGATGCGCGCGTTGGCGAGCGCGGTCTCGATGCTGCCGACGGCCGTGAGCGCCTTGGAGCAGAGCGCCGCGAAGTCGTCGGACCAGTCCGCCTGCACCAGCGCATCCAGGCTGGCGTGCACCTTGAGCGGCGCGAGCGCGGTGGGGTGACGCAGGTCCATCGTCGGGTAGAGGTAGTCGGTGACCAGGCTCGTCAGGGCGCGAGACTTGTCGCGCAGCTCGGCGCCGTCCAGGTTGCGCAGCCGCCACAGGGGCAGCAGCCGCAGCAGGCGCGCCTTGTCGGCGCCCGCCGTGAGGTCGTCCCCCAGGGACTGGATGTCGAGCAGCTGCAGGTCGATGGCGCGTTCCACGGTGCGCAGCTGCACCAGCCGCTCCAGCCGCGCGAGCTCCGCGTTGACGAAGGTGGTGAAGAGCGAGCCGAACACCTCCGGCATCTGGCTGGACGAGCAGCCGGGGCACTGGACCGCGTACTCCTGCAGCAGCCGGGTCTGCGCGCTGCTGCGCAGGGCCTCCAGCTCGCTGTTCGTGACGCGCCCCTGGTCGACGTAGGCGGGCGTCGCCGCGCGGACCTCGGTCATCACCGTGGCCATGGCCTTGCCCAGCGCCTTGGCGGCCACACCCGTGGGCATCAGCCGCATCGCCGTCACCGTGAGCTGGTGTGCGGTGTCGTCCGCGCAGGACCCGAAGTCGTTGACCACGAGGTAGTAGTCGGCGTCCTCCTTCACCACGACGGAGGTGCGGGGCGCCTGCAGCACCCGCACGTCGCGGAGGTTGGCCAGGTCCGAGGTCCCCGGGTTCATCGCCACCAGCAGCAGGCTGCCGACGGGCGCGTCGGGGAACGGGGTGCCCGGCACGCGCAGGCCCGTGGCGAAGCTCGCCGAGGTCCGCCCCTCGGAGCCGTTCTGCGAGGCGGACGTGCTGTCGGAGCCCTTCGAGCTGGCATTGCACGTCTCCGCGGACGCATACGCCTTGGTGCTGCTGCCGAAGAATTCGAAGCCCGCCTCGACCCTGACGCCGGCACACGCCCGGTCCTCGGTGCTCTCCCGGGTGAAGGTGGACGTGCTCGCGTTCTGCGCGGTGAATGCGCCGTTGCTGTAGCTGACCATGTAGCCGCCGGGGCCCACCTGGGCCGCCCCGCCGCCCGTGTTGACGGGCAGGAGCGTGCCCGTCGCCGGGTCCGGAATCGTCGCGCTGGAGAGCGCGCAGCTCGGCGCGTACTCGCCCGACACGTCGAAGTTCAGCAGCTCGCCGTGCAGCGCGGAGAGGCTGAAGGCCTGGGCCCCCGGCTGGTGCACCGCGAACGTGAGGACGTTGAACAGGGCGCCGGGAGCACCGTGCGCATCCGCGGCGCTGACGTTGAGCGTCTGCAGCGGCCCGCGCTGGATGTCGGTGCCCAGGGCGGGCGACTCGATGTCCAGCGTGGTGTTGAAGGCCGCCGCGATGTCGCTGAACTGCGCCTCCTGGCTCACCAGGTTGTCCTGCAGCCCGACGAGGTCCGCGTTGAGCGCGTAGAACTCGGTCAGCTTGCGCACCAGCGTGGTCTGCACGGTCTTCTGGTTCGCCGCGTTGCCCACCTCGCCCAGCACCTCGTTGATGAGCGTGGTGCGGTTCTGCGTGTACTCGTTCACCGCCGTCGTGAGCGCGTTCTTGCGTGCCGTCACCACGTCGTTGATGAAGTTGCTCTTGTACTCCTCGATGCCCGTCTTCAGCGTGTCGCGCGCGGTGCTGACGAAGAAGCCGGACTTGAGGTAGCTGTCTGCGTAGGCGTCCGCCTTCTCCACCATCTGGGCCCACTTCGCCAGCGGCGCGGGAACGCCGCCGGCGCCGCCCTCGAGGAGCTCCGGCGTGTACGAAGGCGCCCCCGTGGCGGCCACCACGGCCTGGGTGAAGGCGGCGTGGTTGACGCGCAGCAGGTTGAACACCGCCACCCACTCCGCGTGGTGGTCATAGCTGGACGTGTTCAGCTTGTTGGCGGCGCCCACCGCCGTCTGCAGCTTCGCGGCGTCGGGCACGGCGCCGAAGAGCGCGAACAGTTCGGCGGTCTCGGTGTCCACGGCGGGGCCGCAGCCCTTGAAGCGGCAGCCCAGGTCATGCAGGTAGCTGAAGTCCTCCATGCGCTCGAAGAGGCCGTTGAAGCCGTCGCCCAGCAGCATCAGCAGCGGCGGGCCGCTCATGGCCGGGCTGCCGGTCAGGACGGCGGTGAGCACCGTCTGGTCCACCAGCAGGCCCGCGTTGAGAGGCTTCGCGTGCACCGGCAGCCCATTCACGTTGAGCAGCGCATTCTCGTAGGCGACCTTCCAGAAGATGTCGAACGTCTCGCTGAGCTGCTTCATCAGCACCGGGCTGTCGGGCGCCCCCGGGAACAGCTGCGCCCGCTGCACCGCATACCAGTCGCTGATGCTCTGCAGATGGAGGCGCACGTCGGTCGTGTCCGGCACCTTGCGCTGGAGCGCGTCCCCCGCGACGTCCACCCGGTGGATGTCCGAGAGCGCGCGCTCGTACAGCTTCAGCCACATGCCGTGGTACTTCTCGCGGTACACGTCGCCCTGGCAGGCGCCCGCGCTCACCGCCGCCACCTGCGAGGCCAGGCCCACGCAGTACGGCATCTGCGAGCGGGCCGAGGCCCCCGGCACGTGCGACGACGCGAGGCGCGTGCAGAGGTCCATCGCCGCGTTGAGCGGCGCCAGGTTCAGGCCGCAGCCGGAGACGGTGGGCGGGACGAAGGCCGCGCTGCACGTGGTGTTCGCCGCCGGGTCGGACTGGTACAGGCCGCGTACGTACTGGACCTGGGCCGGCGTCATGTGGTGGCTGTGCAATTCGTAGAGCAGCTTCAGCCGGGATACGACCTCGGAGCGGAGCTGCGCGCCCCCGGCGCCCGCCGGGAGTCCGGCGGCCAGGCCCTGTAGCAGGCAGTCGTACTTGGCGGTGACCTGCGTCTGCCCGCTCTGCGCGTTGAGGGCAAGCTGGTCACACGTGCGGCAGAGCGGCTGCAGCGTGTAGAGGGGGTTGGTCTCGAAGTTCTTCGGGAGCATCGCGCCCCAGACGTTGGTCGCCGTCTGCTTCACGGCGCCCAGCGTGGTGCCGGCCGCGGCGAACAGGGGGTCCGCGTTGCAGGCGGTCGGGACGTCGTTGCCGAAGCTGTTGTGACGGCACGTCGGGTAGATGGGCTTCGTCGTGTCGTCGCACGAGTACGAGCTCGTGGCGGCGCCGCACGCGGGGTCCTCCTGGTCATTGTAGGTGGGCCAGTTGCTCAGCGTGTACGAGCAGGACCCCGTCGACGTGGAGGACATCTCGTTGCCGTTGTACGAGACGATGGAGACCCCGGTGCGGTCCGCCGCCGGGAGGCTGTTGATCTTCGCCTGCGCCGTGGTGTGGCATTGGGTGTAGCAGTTGTAGCGGGTGACCGTGGTGCAGATCTCGATGTCGGGTGTCTGCGGCTTCGGACGGCACTCCGTGGAGGAGTAGGCGGGGCACGAGATGGATTGGGAGAAGGCCTTCTGCGCGCGGCTCTCGATGCCGAACTGCGGGAGCCGGCACACCGGGTAGTGGTAGCAGGTCTTCTGCTGGTACCCGGTTCTCGCGCCGCAGGTGATGTTGCTGCCCGACTTGTTGCAGTCGAGCCCGTACTGCCACGGCACCGCGCAGACGTTGGCCGGGTCGCCAGCGGAGGTCCACGCCAGCCGGGTCTCGTCACACGCGCCGACCTCCTGCGTGCTCGTGGCGAGCTCCTCCACATCCATCACTTCTTCTTCGGACGTTCCTCCGCAGGCCATCAGCACGCAGAGGACCCCGAACAACCACGGATTCGAGCGAGGCAAAGGACGCACTCCTTTCGTGAAGCTCGCGCAGGCGCACGGCTCCCGGCACTGGCGCCCTGGGGGACGCCTTCAGACTGGGACTGAGACGAACGCCGCGACGTGCCCGGGCCGCGTGTGCCCGGGGACCTCGGCGGCGAGGTGAGTACTGTTCTCAGGGCAACGAAGCCGGCGCCGGATATTCCCGGCGAATCATTCCAGGCGCGCGCGTTGCCGCGCGCCGGCGCCTCCGGCCTCCAGTTTCCGGTCTGAACGTCAGGAGGACCTCCCGGGCGCCCCGGTGGCCAGGAGCCATCCGGGGGCGGAGTCTCTCGCTGACCTCAGGGCGCGACGACAGCCGTCTCCACCTCGGGGCACTTCACCGGCAGCTCGCGGAACCCGTCGAGCGTGTGCGGCACTTCCGCCTGCTGCGTGGCGACATCCATCAGCCGGCCACGGAAGGCGATGCGGTAGCGGCCCGGCTGCGTGAAGTCATACGCGAGCGCGACATTCACGCGGCCCTCCACGGAGGCACCCGGCGCCACGGCGACATAGTCGTCCGCGCCCGGGTTGCCGCGCTTCAGCATGGGCCCCGCGTAGGACAACTCCGTGCCGTCGCGCGTAATCTGGAAGATGTCGTTGAGCAGCCCCTCCAGCGGCGTGTGCCAGTCGAGCACGTACAGCGGCTTCGCCGTGGGGTTGGTCAGTCGGAAGACCACCTCCACCGGCTCGCCCGCCTTCACCGTCTTGGGGGCGCTCAGTGCACACTCCAGCGTCGTCGCCATGGCGGACTCCTCCTGCCTTGCCGCGGCCGGCGGCGGTGTTCCCTCGGAAGAACGTGACGCGCACGCGCCACCCATGACTCCCAGGCACAGCAGCGTCAGGCTCAGCTTTCCACGTGTCATGAGAATGGGGCTCCAGGCTCCAGAAAAAAGAAACGGGGGCGTCGCCGCCCCCGTTCCACTGCACATCATGTCACCGCGCCGCGATTACGGCAGCGACGGCGTGTTCTCGGCGAAGTACTCGTGGCTGTCCGCGTTGTCGCGGGCGTTGGTGGGGCTGGACTTCGCCAGGTTCTTGGCGGCGGTCTGGCCGTAGGCGTGGTCGTCCGTGTCCGCCACCACCGTGAAGTGGCTCATCTCGTGGATGAGCGTGCCGGCGCGGGAGTCCGTGCCCGTGTTCGGCGCGCTCCAGAAGGCGTTGCACACGTAGATGCGGTACGGCGAGTTCTTGTACACGTACGCGTAGGCGCTGTCCGTGCAGCCGCAGTCGACGA contains these protein-coding regions:
- a CDS encoding RHS repeat-associated core domain-containing protein, whose protein sequence is MKRQSLLRRLLGSTALLISPLALAQPAGFTDAKIQPPQLKAPQRGSLVGTYAQTAFGATDVARGGFALASAFSTPSDRGELLATPFPTYSSDAGLSEWGHGWQTRLEIRRWRTRGDLDYSTDERSSPWGRLVPGSDGAWYAADLNPAVRVEESATGLTAYLPDGSVWYFGDGVGGAAGSAQVNTPRGTYAWLLREVVSATNRRTRFTYEANTTGRLFVKTVQYGGAGTDFQYQVDLGYATLTKPVDDFRSGKKLRLDRRVSTVAVKAKSATSGLFEPRWQYQLTYEEPAESVAFYLAQVDPTYGTAPAVTAAPPARYTYYKSSDALASALFTRVTKLDATLVAAGQDAIQPWRAALVDQDEDGRLDFEHAQAQTLYVQEDNGFRAEALPPPNAGTQTVCRPAASLGNEPRLLTRLRPNQAEPEVVAINNPSGSTTEVKVCDRAGTLRSQQSLSGAWQLGPNTRFVDLDNDQQPDFIRVVPGAFQVRPNTSGAPPALSFGAIVSGTLSPSVSATTTWVHDMNGDSIPDIVARLTNGLHVWPGTGRFTFDSASSKLFPVLTKNGTPLAQLSTYSAMFVDVNRDGMSDVLLSKPGLALLFINDSTAFRETSVPALAFYNGTTSALTQGDFSGSGNTSLTVTQGLDAYSASLDGPETGLLKSADDGKGTVLGFTYTRLPAAPGARVRQPVLASLTSAPSGYDTITYTYQYFGASYHSQGGYLLGFDSVVRTAPQEVHAVNFLNGDTFAGLLLSETKTDARTPLVKEVTFRQYTDVTFQGVPYKRLAREEKGFQDAGQPALVLSETTQTVAYDGVCPQQTVRATQWGTLTTTTGRASLAGLTKHLHCLPAALTFSGSHPQQPSLDFSYQGTITRNAAGQVEKVEALGPQGPMALQTVSYWPDSTVKTVSVPGQGTTSFEYAPGRLVLSKVTQPDGVVLEATERSPLHDGLITLTLRRGTNAHTERFRYDGLERLMKRWNELGGASEANPNELLDYRFAMATRPASIAATALVDAGNNARRFTQDYSTAAGEEVAKGRLIPEGWVVDGLTVHGRQQREKLSYVRPNLPANTDMAALDYATLLSGVEQTASTRTAVFGYEVEKVLRHHVDVQQTLATAWSLDAGGLRVETQENGTLAHRQFLDSEKRVARYEDESGAVHTYAHDALGRLRAVTLPGGQGHRLTYDAYGRVGRVERDGVANVDFEYAPGTWLVTAKRFRTPANTLVRSESYQYDTAGRRTIITHTQAGGGVKTYQLYYDGASPAQPTNTTWPGLHTATSGDGYTKLLQYRPDGTLSRTTLTFTGWRTVETTQTYAESGEVKLETTQVKDTSGNVLSTTSVGNGWDAYGRLSTMTLNGQPWASVQYNGLGQLAQVGFGGGTSVVFSYDALTRQRTSLAQTTPAWSSSVAWKLNARGLTGSEVTQFGGTQLTRQYGYSPQGFLTSAQDAQHAYTYGFDAAGLPTSITDGSGTRTLTAGGNTLVAGGVTYTLDGLGRTVSRDGLTLTYGPDGQVATAQSGASSWSFLYDEDGERILKLGSGGTPLAAYLKDGGYLDGSGITQPVRVDKQLVGVLRNGAFQLLATDRRGSVMAEADGTERLASPYGDRVTHPVGAAALDYVEKAYDADLGFVRMGVRDYDPRISRFTTPDPVFLEDLEKCRTSPVECNLYGYVRNRPLDLVDPTGTEGEDVAHKKGIASKAGTAVKGAGLLNMVLKNPITKFANGLSKVMFIGSCYNGTNPLFSEPEPQARMRLIEGVIKDLEAQQANIQKELGHYLDQATQTLKDQEQMDYIHSRIIELDKQDRALQQKIDGAKEKLEESREDLKEFMKEHF
- a CDS encoding protease; amino-acid sequence: MTRGKLSLTLLCLGVMGGACASRSSEGTPPPAAARQEESAMATTLECALSAPKTVKAGEPVEVVFRLTNPTAKPLYVLDWHTPLEGLLNDIFQITRDGTELSYAGPMLKRGNPGADDYVAVAPGASVEGRVNVALAYDFTQPGRYRIAFRGRLMDVATQQAEVPHTLDGFRELPVKCPEVETAVVAP